The window AACCCAACCCGATAGCAGTTTATTTAAGGGCGATTACCTGCATTTAAATCCAAAGGGCTATGATAAATGGGAACAGGTGCTGAAGCCGTTGGTTGCACGCTAATTGCACCAATTGTGTCGAATTTCACGAGCCTTTTGCGGGTACGAACCGTCCTGATTGAAGCTGTTGTAAATGGTTAACTTTATAGGTAGGCAATCTCGCAATTTATCAACCCTGATTAGTGCAATTCGAATAAATTAGTGCAATTCGTGTTTATCAATTCGTGCCAATAAAAAAGACCCCGCCTGGCGGGGTCTATACTTACTTACATTATAAACACTAAACTAAAACTCTCTTCTTTATTTAAAAACGCTGTATACGTTAGTAATTTTCCAGCCTTTACCGGTATTGGCAACGGTTACGTAGTTGGTGCGCACAAAGCCATCAAACTGCATGTCAACTTTTACTACGGCCAGGTCGGCATTGCTTTCCATGATGGTAGTGCTGGTGGTGCAATTTTGTTCGATATTTTTGTTTGATTTTATCGACTCAATCATTTCGTTTTTGGTAAAGCTTAATACGTTTTTACCACGTAACATATTAAACTTAGCCGATTGGTCAACCACATCACCAAGGCCCTGGATTTTGCCGCGGGTCATGGCATCTACATACGTATTTATTGCGAAATTGCGGGTTAGGTTATCGCCTTCTGATATCACGTTGGCTTTGGCTGCGCCACAAACTATTACTAAAGCAAATGCTGCGATTA is drawn from Mucilaginibacter ginsenosidivorax and contains these coding sequences:
- a CDS encoding nuclear transport factor 2 family protein; this encodes MKTLKSIIAAFALVIVCGAAKANVISEGDNLTRNFAINTYVDAMTRGKIQGLGDVVDQSAKFNMLRGKNVLSFTKNEMIESIKSNKNIEQNCTTSTTIMESNADLAVVKVDMQFDGFVRTNYVTVANTGKGWKITNVYSVFK